From Daucus carota subsp. sativus chromosome 6, DH1 v3.0, whole genome shotgun sequence, the proteins below share one genomic window:
- the LOC108226412 gene encoding SEC12-like protein 2, whose translation MRLHTAVKKTHLGIVTSLMFSHDSRALLSTSFDSSARVTLVEDKKERGLSLWVILFMILLAIAVYYTKLAELLS comes from the exons ATGCGGTTACATACAGCAGTTAAGAAAACTCATCTTGGCATAGTTACATCCCTGATGTTTTCACATGATTCAAG GGCTCTTTTGTCAACATCTTTTGATTCAAGTGCAAGAGTGACACTAGTTGAAGATAAGAAGGAAAGAG GATTAAGCTTGTGGGTCATCTTATTCATGATATTGCTAGCGATAGCCGTGTATTACACAAAATTGGCAGAATTGCTTTCGTAG